The Pseudoalteromonas rubra region AAAGCGCGTCTTGATGACATTTTTACCGCCCAGAGTTGCGCGGGACTGGATTTTGACCGCCAGGCACTGCAAATGCTTTCGATCCTCGGCTTGTCACGCTCGGTAGAACAAATACTCATACCCACACTACATCGTCTAAATCGTTGCAACAGCAACGACGTAATAGCACTGAATAACCTGCATAATTTTGTCTTTAAAGGCCTGGGCAGGCAGATCATGCAACTCCCGGCAAAAGACCCGTTCGGGTTTTCACAGGTGGTCTCAAAGCTCATTACACACAACGAAATTAATCATGTGCAACGCGATTTGCATAGCAAGCAAGCTTATTGCCAGGACGCCATTGCCTGCTACCCGGATTTTATGAACTACCGGATTCACCTGGACAAGCAGGTTTGGGGTAATCGTTACACTGACCCCTACGTGTATCAACCCATGCACCATTACATGCCAACACTCGCGCTCAATGGCGATTTAGACCCGCAAACGCCACATACCTATATATCACTGATCCAAGACGCCTTTACTAACATTAATCAGCGTTATGTTGAGCTTCCACAAACCCATCATGGGGTACTTTTTGTCAGCCACACCCATGACGCCAGTACCAGCACCTGTGGCGCAGAGATCATGAAAAATTTTATTGAAGATATCTGGAGCCAACCGGATACCGGCTGTATCGCGCATTTGCAGGGCCTCAACTTTACCGCTTCCGCGATGGCAAGCCATGTACTGTTCGGTACTCCAGATGCCTTTGATGGCCAGCCTGAGATCATGTCAGAGGTCGACATTATGCAGTTAAAGCAATCTGATCCAGCCGCATTTGTGCAGGCCTACGCCACCTTTATGCCGCTAATAGATTTCTGATTAAATTTATTTGCGATTAACACCATGACTGAAACCGCATTATCCGGTTTCAGCCATGGGCTCGCAGGGTATATCAAAATCAACATGATAGTGTTCATCATGACGAACCCAGGACGGTTTTTTAGAAAACTGAATATGGGTTTTCAGATATTCCCCATATTGTGTACTGAACAAGTTTGGCTGTAGTTTAGGATCAAAAATAACGCGCCACAGATCGTGGCCACGACGCTTGGCCTGTTTGTGCAATACAACAATATGCGCCGCCATCGCTGCATAATCTATCTCCAGGCCGTCAAACTGATCATGCTCATCA contains the following coding sequences:
- a CDS encoding alpha/beta fold hydrolase, giving the protein MKTSFVALTMLTLASTSQGAELTQSDFNRYLDFNWGECPAQFQSADGKNTCTLADMPLNWQAPDGKNISVLVSKYPAKSANSKGHIWLLQGGPGGSGSFFVQQLNTTLAPFTEHYDLFVLEHRGVGWSTHLACSNPVVSDYAQYAKTCFDDLHQQWGDDLFEFNTTAAARDLEYVIGKSKVRDWQPSYVYGVSYGTLWAQRFSQIAPTGAQAIILDSVLPPAEFGSDLWDENFNATLDDLLAYCQLDTRCQSRLNFSSLQQLKARLDDIFTAQSCAGLDFDRQALQMLSILGLSRSVEQILIPTLHRLNRCNSNDVIALNNLHNFVFKGLGRQIMQLPAKDPFGFSQVVSKLITHNEINHVQRDLHSKQAYCQDAIACYPDFMNYRIHLDKQVWGNRYTDPYVYQPMHHYMPTLALNGDLDPQTPHTYISLIQDAFTNINQRYVELPQTHHGVLFVSHTHDASTSTCGAEIMKNFIEDIWSQPDTGCIAHLQGLNFTASAMASHVLFGTPDAFDGQPEIMSEVDIMQLKQSDPAAFVQAYATFMPLIDF